A region of Flavobacteriales bacterium DNA encodes the following proteins:
- the secY gene encoding preprotein translocase subunit SecY gives MKKFIDTLQNIWKIDDLRTRILNTLGFIMIYRVGSFVVLPGLDPSKLGALQAQTSDGLLGLLNMFSGGAFSNASIFALGIMPYISASIVLQLAGMAVPALQKLQKEGESGRKKINQYTRYLTILITAGQAPGYIANLQSQLPVDAFLTSPSLFWFTAWLILITGTVFVMWLGERITDKGIGNGISLLIMVGIMARLPFSFIAEFFSKLEQSGGGLVIFLIELVVLLFVIVFSILLVQGTRRIPVQVARAAISGRQALPQGGTRQYIPLKVNAAGVMPIIFAQAIMFVPITLGGFAGDSASWFVTAFSDFTGPAYNITFFLLIIVFTYFYTAITINPNQMAEDMKRTGGFIPGVKPGKKTAEYIDTIMSRITLPGSIFLGIVAILPSIAMIFGVNAQFAQFYGGTSLLIMVGVVLDTLQQIESHLLMRHYDGLMKSGRIKGRSSMSMAG, from the coding sequence CCATCTAAATTGGGTGCACTTCAGGCACAGACCTCAGACGGTCTTCTCGGTCTGTTGAACATGTTCTCGGGTGGTGCGTTCTCAAACGCTTCCATTTTCGCATTGGGTATCATGCCTTACATCTCTGCATCCATCGTGTTGCAGTTGGCAGGTATGGCGGTTCCAGCTTTGCAGAAATTGCAGAAAGAAGGAGAGAGCGGACGAAAGAAGATCAATCAGTACACACGTTACCTGACAATCCTTATCACGGCTGGTCAGGCACCAGGGTACATTGCAAACCTTCAGTCGCAATTGCCTGTAGATGCTTTCTTGACATCACCAAGTCTGTTCTGGTTCACCGCATGGTTAATTCTTATCACAGGAACCGTATTCGTCATGTGGTTGGGTGAGCGTATCACTGATAAAGGAATTGGAAATGGTATCTCATTGCTCATCATGGTGGGTATCATGGCGAGATTGCCGTTCTCATTCATCGCAGAATTCTTCTCCAAGTTGGAGCAGTCTGGTGGTGGACTTGTCATCTTCTTGATTGAATTGGTTGTGCTGCTGTTTGTGATCGTCTTCTCCATTCTGTTGGTTCAGGGAACCAGAAGAATTCCAGTTCAGGTTGCACGGGCTGCCATCTCTGGTCGTCAGGCGTTGCCACAAGGAGGAACACGTCAGTACATTCCTTTGAAGGTGAATGCTGCTGGTGTTATGCCGATCATCTTCGCGCAAGCGATCATGTTCGTGCCGATCACATTGGGTGGTTTTGCTGGCGATAGTGCATCTTGGTTCGTTACTGCATTCTCAGATTTCACGGGTCCTGCATACAACATCACCTTCTTCCTGTTGATCATCGTGTTCACGTATTTCTATACGGCCATCACTATCAACCCGAATCAGATGGCGGAAGACATGAAACGCACTGGAGGTTTCATTCCTGGAGTGAAGCCTGGGAAGAAGACGGCAGAGTACATCGATACGATCATGTCGCGTATTACGCTCCCGGGATCTATTTTCCTTGGAATCGTTGCCATCCTTCCATCCATTGCGATGATCTTTGGAGTGAACGCTCAGTTTGCACAGTTCTATGGAGGAACATCATTGTTGATCATGGTCGGTGTGGTGCTCGACACACTACAGCAGATCGAGAGTCATTTGTTGATGCGTCACTATGACGGATTGATGAAGTCAGGTAGAATCAAAGGTCGCTCTTCAATGAGCATGGCCGGATAA
- the infA gene encoding translation initiation factor IF-1 yields the protein MAKQASISQDGTVVEALSNAMFRVELENGHVITAHISGKMRMHYIKILPGDKVKVEMSPYDLTKGRITYRYK from the coding sequence ATGGCAAAACAAGCATCTATATCACAGGACGGCACCGTAGTGGAAGCACTATCAAATGCCATGTTCCGTGTGGAGTTGGAGAATGGGCATGTGATCACAGCCCACATTTCAGGAAAGATGCGAATGCACTACATAAAGATTCTACCAGGAGATAAAGTAAAAGTTGAAATGAGTCCTTACGATCTTACAAAAGGACGTATTACATACCGATATAAATAA
- a CDS encoding 50S ribosomal protein L36, with translation MKVRASVKKRSADCKIVKRKGRVYVINKKNPKFKQRQG, from the coding sequence ATGAAAGTCAGGGCATCAGTAAAGAAGAGAAGTGCAGATTGCAAGATCGTCAAGAGAAAAGGACGCGTCTACGTGATCAACAAGAAGAATCCGAAGTTCAAACAAAGACAAGGTTAA
- the rpsM gene encoding 30S ribosomal protein S13, protein MARIAGIDLPKNKRGEIGLTYIYGIGRVTAGKILDGANISRDKKVEEWSDDEQAAIREAIGLIKTEGELRSLTQMNIKRLMDIGCYRGIRHRSGLPLRGQKTKNNSRTRKGKRKTVANKKKVTK, encoded by the coding sequence ATGGCAAGAATTGCAGGAATAGATCTTCCAAAGAACAAGAGAGGCGAAATCGGCCTTACCTACATCTACGGGATCGGTAGAGTAACCGCAGGGAAAATCCTTGACGGTGCAAACATCAGCCGTGACAAGAAAGTAGAAGAGTGGTCAGACGATGAGCAAGCTGCTATCCGTGAGGCTATCGGCCTTATCAAAACGGAAGGTGAGCTTCGTTCTCTTACCCAGATGAACATCAAGCGATTGATGGATATCGGTTGCTACCGTGGTATCCGTCACCGTTCAGGTCTTCCACTTCGTGGACAGAAGACCAAGAACAACTCTCGTACGAGAAAAGGAAAGAGAAAAACTGTTGCCAACAAGAAGAAGGTAACCAAGTAA
- the rpsK gene encoding 30S ribosomal protein S11 yields MAKTSKTTRKRTVKVDAVGEAHINATFNNIIISLTNNKGEVISWSSAGKQGFRGSKKNTPYAAQTAATDCAKVAYEAGLRKVKVFVKGPGGGRESAIRYIHASGIEVSEIVDVTPLPHNGCRPPKRRRV; encoded by the coding sequence ATGGCAAAGACATCAAAAACTACAAGAAAAAGAACCGTTAAGGTCGATGCAGTTGGAGAAGCGCACATCAACGCAACTTTCAACAACATCATCATCTCTCTTACCAACAACAAAGGAGAAGTCATCTCTTGGTCGTCTGCTGGTAAGCAAGGCTTTAGAGGTTCCAAAAAGAACACTCCTTACGCTGCTCAGACCGCAGCTACCGATTGCGCCAAGGTTGCGTATGAGGCTGGTCTGAGAAAAGTAAAGGTGTTTGTGAAAGGACCAGGCGGTGGTCGCGAGTCGGCTATCCGTTACATTCACGCAAGTGGAATTGAAGTTAGCGAGATCGTAGACGTAACGCCACTTCCACACAACGGATGTCGCCCACCGAAAAGAAGAAGAGTTTAA
- the rpsD gene encoding 30S ribosomal protein S4 — MARYTGPKSKIARKFGEAIYGPDKYLEKKSYPPGMHGNNRRRKKQSDYGVQLMEKQKAKYTYGMLERQFENLFHKASSKSGITGELLLQLCEARLDNVVYRMGIAPSRAAARQLVTHRHITVGGEVCNIPSRSIRPGEKIAVREKSKSLEAISESLAANSCDSAWLSWNPSNMEGEFMHYPTREEIPENINEQLIVELYSK, encoded by the coding sequence ATGGCCAGATATACAGGACCAAAATCGAAAATTGCACGAAAGTTCGGAGAGGCTATCTACGGACCGGATAAGTACTTGGAGAAGAAAAGCTATCCTCCTGGGATGCACGGTAACAACAGACGCAGAAAGAAGCAGTCTGACTACGGTGTTCAGTTGATGGAGAAGCAAAAGGCCAAGTACACTTACGGTATGCTTGAGCGTCAGTTCGAGAACCTTTTCCACAAGGCATCAAGCAAATCTGGTATTACAGGTGAGTTGCTGTTGCAATTGTGCGAGGCTCGTTTGGACAACGTGGTTTACCGAATGGGAATTGCTCCTTCTCGTGCAGCTGCCCGTCAGTTGGTAACGCATCGTCATATAACTGTCGGTGGTGAGGTTTGTAACATTCCTTCACGTTCCATCAGACCAGGTGAGAAGATCGCGGTCCGCGAAAAGTCGAAGTCATTGGAAGCGATCAGCGAATCGCTTGCTGCCAACTCGTGCGATAGCGCATGGTTGAGCTGGAATCCTTCAAACATGGAAGGAGAGTTCATGCACTATCCAACTCGCGAAGAAATTCCTGAGAACATCAATGAGCAGCTCATTGTCGAATTGTATTCTAAGTAA
- a CDS encoding DNA-directed RNA polymerase subunit alpha: protein MAILDFQKPDKVIMLNSDERVGEFEFRPLEPGYGITIGNALRRILLNSLEGFAITSIRIDGVEHEFSTVSGVVEDVTEMVLNLKQVRFKRQIDTQENERVTVSVSGQDKLTAGDIGKFLTGFQVLNPELVICHMEKSVKLNMDLTIDKGRGYVPAEDNKPASAPVGTIAIDVIFTPIKNVKYSIENFRVEQKTDYEKLVMEITTDGSIHPKDALKEAAKILIHHFMLFSDEKIALETEVKKPAEEFDENALHMRQLLKTKLVDMDLSVRALNCLKAADVETLGDLVSYNKNDLLKFRNFGKKSLTELEDLVHSKNLTFGMNVAKYRLDED from the coding sequence ATGGCAATACTTGATTTTCAAAAACCTGATAAAGTCATCATGCTCAACTCAGATGAGCGTGTTGGAGAATTCGAATTCCGTCCACTTGAGCCAGGTTACGGTATCACTATCGGTAACGCGCTGAGAAGAATCCTTCTCAACTCATTGGAAGGATTTGCGATCACCTCAATCCGTATTGATGGTGTAGAGCATGAGTTCTCAACCGTTTCTGGAGTTGTTGAGGACGTGACTGAAATGGTTCTTAACTTGAAGCAGGTACGTTTCAAGCGTCAGATCGATACGCAGGAAAATGAGCGTGTTACAGTTTCTGTTTCAGGACAGGATAAATTGACCGCTGGTGATATCGGCAAGTTCCTCACAGGTTTCCAAGTATTGAATCCAGAGTTGGTTATCTGCCACATGGAGAAGTCAGTAAAACTGAACATGGACCTTACAATTGATAAAGGCCGTGGTTACGTTCCTGCTGAAGATAACAAGCCAGCAAGCGCTCCAGTTGGAACCATTGCTATCGATGTCATCTTCACTCCGATCAAAAATGTGAAGTACTCTATCGAGAACTTCCGTGTGGAGCAGAAGACCGACTACGAGAAATTGGTGATGGAGATCACAACGGATGGTTCTATTCATCCGAAGGATGCATTGAAAGAAGCTGCCAAGATCCTTATTCACCACTTCATGTTGTTCTCTGACGAGAAGATCGCTTTGGAGACTGAAGTGAAAAAGCCAGCGGAGGAATTCGATGAGAACGCGTTGCACATGCGTCAATTGTTGAAGACCAAATTGGTTGATATGGATCTTTCTGTTCGTGCATTGAACTGCTTGAAAGCAGCTGACGTGGAAACGTTGGGCGACCTTGTTTCTTACAACAAGAACGATCTATTGAAATTCAGAAACTTCGGTAAGAAGTCTTTGACAGAGTTGGAGGATCTGGTTCACTCTAAGAACTTGACCTTCGGAATGAACGTTGCGAAATACAGACTGGACGAGGATTAA
- a CDS encoding 50S ribosomal protein L17, which produces MRHRKGFNHLGRKKGHRDAMLSNMASSLILHKRITTTVAKAKALRSYVEPLITKSKVDETHARRVVFSYLKDKEATAELFREVSPKVADRPGGYTRIIKLPTRLGDSADMAMIELVDFNELLVKEAKPKRSRRSRRSTGGAAKKAEAAPAAEAKAEEPKAEVAEEVVEAPVEEAAPAEAAPEAKAEEPAADEAAKEEEGGDEKKKA; this is translated from the coding sequence ATGAGACATAGGAAAGGTTTTAACCATTTAGGGAGAAAGAAAGGGCATCGCGATGCAATGCTGTCAAACATGGCCAGTTCATTGATTCTTCACAAAAGAATCACTACAACTGTAGCCAAGGCGAAAGCACTACGCTCTTACGTGGAGCCGTTGATCACCAAGTCGAAGGTTGATGAGACGCATGCACGTAGAGTGGTATTCAGCTACTTGAAAGACAAAGAGGCTACTGCGGAGCTTTTCCGTGAAGTGTCTCCGAAAGTTGCTGATCGTCCAGGTGGTTACACACGCATCATCAAGTTGCCAACACGTTTGGGCGATAGCGCAGATATGGCGATGATCGAGTTGGTTGACTTCAACGAGCTGTTGGTGAAAGAAGCCAAGCCGAAGCGTAGCAGAAGAAGCCGCAGAAGTACTGGTGGTGCTGCTAAGAAAGCGGAAGCTGCTCCAGCGGCTGAAGCAAAGGCAGAAGAGCCAAAGGCTGAAGTAGCTGAAGAAGTTGTAGAGGCACCAGTTGAAGAGGCTGCACCAGCAGAAGCTGCTCCAGAAGCCAAGGCGGAAGAGCCGGCTGCTGATGAAGCTGCAAAGGAAGAAGAAGGCGGAGACGAAAAGAAAAAAGCCTGA
- the carA gene encoding glutamine-hydrolyzing carbamoyl-phosphate synthase small subunit codes for MKYQNRPDAILLLQDGTVFRGKAAGKIGTTTGEICFNTGMTGYQEIFTDPSYYGQIMVTASVHIGNYGVSPEDVESEGMKISGLVCKYFSKVYSRPRGVDNIQGYFEENQVVGISDVDTRAIVQHIRDKGAMNAIISSEELDVEVLKKQLEKVPSMEGLELSSKVCAKEPYFYGDENADHRVAVLDIGVKKNILRCLAERGCYLKVFPMDTPFDTIMEWNPEGFMISNGPGDPAAMPAVSETVTKMIDSGIPVFGICLGHQVMAISQGIPTYKMHNGHRGINHPIKNLETGKCEVTSQNHGFVVNREACENHADIEITHVHLNDNTVAGLRLKGRPVFSVQYHPESSPGPNDSRYLFDQFVENMKMVLA; via the coding sequence ATGAAATACCAGAACAGACCTGACGCGATCCTATTACTCCAAGACGGAACAGTTTTCAGAGGGAAAGCGGCAGGCAAGATCGGAACGACCACAGGCGAGATCTGCTTCAACACTGGAATGACCGGATATCAGGAGATTTTCACCGATCCATCTTACTACGGTCAGATCATGGTTACGGCAAGCGTTCATATAGGAAACTATGGCGTAAGTCCGGAAGACGTTGAGTCGGAAGGAATGAAGATCAGCGGATTGGTGTGTAAATACTTCTCAAAGGTTTACAGCCGACCAAGAGGAGTTGACAACATCCAAGGTTATTTCGAAGAAAACCAAGTGGTTGGAATTTCCGATGTGGATACACGAGCCATCGTTCAACACATTCGTGATAAAGGCGCCATGAACGCCATCATTTCATCTGAAGAGTTGGATGTTGAAGTTCTGAAGAAGCAATTGGAAAAAGTTCCTTCTATGGAAGGTTTAGAGCTTTCATCCAAAGTGTGCGCGAAAGAGCCTTATTTCTACGGAGATGAGAATGCAGACCATCGTGTGGCGGTTCTTGATATTGGTGTGAAGAAGAACATCTTGAGATGCCTTGCTGAACGAGGTTGCTACCTGAAAGTGTTCCCGATGGACACGCCATTCGATACGATCATGGAATGGAATCCTGAAGGATTTATGATCTCTAACGGCCCTGGCGATCCTGCAGCCATGCCAGCGGTAAGCGAAACCGTTACCAAAATGATCGATTCTGGAATTCCGGTTTTCGGAATCTGCCTCGGTCATCAAGTGATGGCCATCAGTCAGGGAATTCCGACTTACAAGATGCACAACGGTCACCGTGGCATCAATCATCCGATCAAGAACCTTGAAACAGGCAAATGCGAAGTGACATCCCAAAATCACGGTTTTGTGGTGAATCGCGAAGCATGTGAGAACCATGCTGATATTGAAATCACGCATGTACATCTCAACGACAATACAGTTGCAGGTTTGCGATTGAAAGGTCGTCCGGTATTCAGTGTGCAATATCACCCAGAATCATCGCCAGGACCGAACGATAGTCGCTATCTGTTTGATCAGTTTGTAGAGAACATGAAGATGGTTCTTGCCTGA